In Salinigranum marinum, one DNA window encodes the following:
- a CDS encoding J domain-containing protein: MDRDRLVLGLAAVFAGLTVLLVVASLASGPWYLILLAVPFGATTYFMWYQASGRLEERTRTRRVRAGSRFGRGARRNDPNGPGGFGAGARNGRTRGRASVRPPSSGPSPTEAYRTLGLDPGADEDAVRQAYRQRVKEVHPDRPSGDEDEFKRVNRAYERLTDEQT, from the coding sequence GTGGACCGCGACCGACTCGTCTTGGGACTCGCGGCGGTGTTCGCCGGCCTGACAGTGTTGCTAGTCGTCGCCTCGCTCGCGTCCGGGCCGTGGTACCTGATCCTCCTCGCCGTCCCGTTCGGCGCGACGACGTACTTCATGTGGTACCAGGCGAGCGGCCGGCTCGAAGAACGGACGCGGACGAGGCGGGTCCGCGCCGGCAGTCGCTTCGGCCGTGGCGCGCGGAGGAACGATCCGAACGGTCCAGGGGGGTTCGGTGCTGGCGCACGGAACGGCCGCACGCGGGGGCGCGCGAGCGTTCGGCCCCCGTCGTCGGGGCCCTCGCCGACAGAGGCGTACCGGACGCTCGGGCTCGACCCCGGGGCCGACGAAGACGCCGTGCGGCAGGCCTACCGACAGCGAGTCAAGGAGGTCCATCCGGACAGGCCGTCGGGAGACGAGGACGAGTTCAAGCGGGTCAACCGGGCGTACGAGCGGCTGACCGACGAACAGACGTAG